AACACCCTGGATTATTTTGGCTACACCTATGCCACCGAAGGCGGCGGCATCCGTTTCCGCGAAGCCATCAATCCCCGGGAAATTAAAGGTATTCGGTTTCAGGATTACGTGAATTACGCACCCACCGATTCTCTGGATTTCTGGCAAATAGAACAGCAATTTTCCGCCGGAAAGCTGAAAGAGTTTTCCCGGATTGAGTTACAAAACATTCAGGTAAAAAATAGCTGAAAATTCGTTACTAGTTGCTCGTTATTCGTTGTTAGAGCAATGAGTAAGATGATGATTGTACAATTGTCGGTCATCAACGAACAACGAGTAACGAACTAATATGCCCGAAGGACCCCGGATTGCTTTCTTAAAAGAACAACTAGACCCATTTGTGGGGCAGACGTTGGTAGAAGCGCAGGGTACCGCTAAAAATATTCCATTCGCTTTATTACCGGAGCAAACCTTAATTGAAATCAAGACCTTCGGAAAAGAACTGTTATTGTGTTTTCCGGATTTCGCTTTGCGTATTCACCTCATGTTTTTTGGTAAATACGCCATTAATGCCGAATTAAACCGCGAATTGCAATTAGGTTTAATGTTTGAAACCGGGGTAGTAAATTTTTACGCCTGCGATTGCCGGTATATTCCCGAACCCTTAGACCAACTATACGACTGGACCACGGATGTACTGCACCCGGCCTTTGACCAGGATAAAGCATTAGAGCAATTACAGCGTAAACCAGACCAACTCATCTGCGATGCCATCCAGGATCAAACTATTTTGGCGGGCGTAGGCAATGGCATTAAAAATGAAGTTTTATTCCGGACCCAACTGCATCCCTTAAGTACCGTAGGCGCAATTCCGGAAATTAAATTAAAAAACCTCATCCGAACCTGTGTCGCTTTTAGCCACGAATACTTGTCCTGGAAGCAGGAAGGTGCCAATACGAATAACTGGCTGGTTTACCAGCGAAATACTTGTCCCCGGGATCTCGTACCTCTACGAAAAGAAAAGCTCGGCAAAACCAAGCGTTCTTGTTATTACTGCGAAATGTGTCAGGAATTGTATTCTTCTGCTTTTTAAAAATCTTTGAGTAGGAAGCTCGGTTAAGTATATAGTTATTACTTGTAGCCTGTTCCAGTCTCCAGGCTTTGGTGCTATCTAACCCCTCCACCCTAAAGGGCACCTCCCCTAAAAACAGGGGGGAGATGCGGATTTGAAGAATTCTTTTGCTTGAAATACTTTAAGCTCCCCGCCTTGGATAAGGAGGGGTTGGGGGTGGTTGAATTTATAAAAATTTTAATTATTCAATAGGCTAGTCCTTATTTCTCTATCCCATAATCCTGCAAGTACTTCGCAATTGCCAGTTCTTTGGCCTTAGCTTCGAACATAATATCCATTTTCTGATTATAGGTTTGTACTTTTTCGTAGAGGTAGTCGGCGTGAGAGGTAGCAACGGAGCTGGGGTCTTCGTACTTTTTCTTGGAACTGGAATAATGCACCACCGGCGTAATACCGGCAGGCCAGGTGCTGATGGCTGCCAGCAAGGCTTCTTCTTCGCTTAAGCCGCCGGTACAAAACTGGTGATGAAAATAATCGAAAGTAATGGGTACGTGGGTTTGTTCGTGCAGCCACAATAAATCATGTACGCTAAACATATTGGCTTTGTCGTCGTTCTCCACCGTTATTCTTTTGCGCACGTTGTCGGGTAGGCGCATGTAATTGTCAGCAAACCGGTCGAGTGCCGAGGGTTTATCGCCGAAAGCGCCGCCCACGTGGATGTTAATTTTGGCGTAGGGGGTTTGGGGTAATTGCAGTAAATCCATAACGGCGGCGTGTTGGCTGAGTTCGTGAAAGGTTTTGGTTATTAC
The sequence above is a segment of the Adhaeribacter swui genome. Coding sequences within it:
- the uvsE gene encoding UV DNA damage repair endonuclease UvsE — its product is MLYGYASINLTLAAQKVQVNRSMMKRTFLEKGVPYASTLALANFTDFEKVLNWNIQHGILFFRMSSDMLPWMSQYQLTDLPDYEAISQVLKRCGEKAAQSGLRLTYHPGPFNVLASNSENVITKTFHELSQHAAVMDLLQLPQTPYAKINIHVGGAFGDKPSALDRFADNYMRLPDNVRKRITVENDDKANMFSVHDLLWLHEQTHVPITFDYFHHQFCTGGLSEEEALLAAISTWPAGITPVVHYSSSKKKYEDPSSVATSHADYLYEKVQTYNQKMDIMFEAKAKELAIAKYLQDYGIEK
- a CDS encoding endonuclease, with translation MPEGPRIAFLKEQLDPFVGQTLVEAQGTAKNIPFALLPEQTLIEIKTFGKELLLCFPDFALRIHLMFFGKYAINAELNRELQLGLMFETGVVNFYACDCRYIPEPLDQLYDWTTDVLHPAFDQDKALEQLQRKPDQLICDAIQDQTILAGVGNGIKNEVLFRTQLHPLSTVGAIPEIKLKNLIRTCVAFSHEYLSWKQEGANTNNWLVYQRNTCPRDLVPLRKEKLGKTKRSCYYCEMCQELYSSAF